Below is a window of Halomonas sp. Bachu 37 DNA.
GAGGCGCGCAGCAACCTTTATCGGTTGATTGACGAGACCGCCGAATCCCACCAACCAATCGTCATCATGGGTAAGCGGAACAAAGCCGTCCTGGTTTCCGAGGAAGACTGGTCTGCAATTCAGGAAACACTTTATCTGCTTTCCGTACCAGGGATGCGGGAGTCTATTCGTGAGGGAATGGAT
It encodes the following:
- a CDS encoding type II toxin-antitoxin system Phd/YefM family antitoxin, with product MTGITATEARSNLYRLIDETAESHQPIVIMGKRNKAVLVSEEDWSAIQETLYLLSVPGMRESIREGMDTPVDECDEELDW